tttggtggatgagggataatggtctggggctgttttttatagtttggactaggccccttagttcctgtGAAGGGGAATCTTagtgctacagcatacaatgacattctggacaattctttcctttttaaaatttgtgtcaacagtttggtgaaggcccTTTCTGTTtaaacatgacaatgcccccatgcacaaagcgaggtccatacagaaaaggtttgtcaagattggtgtggaagaacctgactggcctgcacagagccctgacagcaaccccatcaaacacttttgggatgaattggaacgccgactgcgagccaggcttcaTCGCCCGACCTCAccatgctcttgtggctgaatggaagaaaatggaagcaagtctccacagcaatgttccaacatctagcggaaagccttccctgaagagcttaggctgttatagcagcaaagggggaccaactccatattaatacccatgattttggaatgagatgttcgacgagcaggtgtccacacacCTTTGGATCACGTAGTGTATTATTATTTGAATAATAGTATGTAATTATGAAGTCTAGTTGTTATTTAGTTCACTGGGTTACGAGTGCAATCAGGGagtcacacactcacaggcatacacacattcTGCCCATCCACATCACTCCGGCCAAATGACATGCCCAGTAGTGTTTCTTCTCCACGATGAGTATGGATATGCATTCCTCCCTGACGTCTTATTGAATAGGGAATGTTGGGCCAGAGACAGCCTACACAAATCATGAATAACGTCAGTGGATTCGATCATTTAATTGGTCAGAGAAGATCCAATCGCTGATTTAATTGTTTTGTACAATGCCCCTCATTTTGAAGTCAGCACAAATGACTTCTACGATGGCAGTTTCAGActgcatgtacagtgcattcagaaagtattcagatctcttgactttttccacattttgttacattacagcgttaaattgattaaaatgttttttcacctcatcaatttacacgcaaaacccaataatgacaaagcaaaaacagggttttgaTTTTTCTGCAactgtattacaaataaaaaacagaaatatcacatttacataagtattcagaccctttactcagtaatttgttgaaggtGTGTAACtttcaaatcatgtcaaatcaattgaatttaccacaggtgcactccaatcaagttgtagaaacgtctcaaggatgatcaatggaaataggctgcacctgagctcaattttgggtctcatagcaaaggatctgaatacttatgtaaatgtattttatttatttattaaacctttatttaactaggcaagatcaaattctttatttacaatgacggcttaccaaaaggcaaaatacctcctgcggggacgggggctgggattgaaaataataatataaatataggacaaaacacatcccgacaagagagacaacacaacactacataaatagagacctaaggcaacaacatagcaaggcagcaacatatgacaacacagcatggtagcaacacaacatggcaacaacatggtagaaacatttttaggcacagacaacagcacagaaGGCAAGAaggcagagacaacaatacatcacacaaagcaaaaagaagaagaaaaaagaaaaaaataggtTAGTCTGTGAAAACGTACACTTCTTAATGTAAGGTTTCTAGCCCGTTTACTGTTGAAGGGGTTCATGCAGAGAAGGTATACTGTCTTACGCAGTCAGTTTTTTTAATGTCCAGCAGATGCCTCAAGGCTATTGCTGAGGTGAAAGGCCATGTATCACGTAGTGTCTTGTATACATGATCTGCACTCACCTCTTCCAGACATGTCCAAACACCTTAAGGCCATTGGTGAGGTAAACGTTAATGTATCTGGTCGTTTTTAATGTCTGGTTATACCTTCTCTGCAACCACCAAACCCTTCCAGTCAAACCCCAAACAATGACTGAAGATATGCTAGTATGTATCTGGTTGTTTGTAGTGTCAACACACCTCCTGCTTCCAGCAGCTGGCCAGTGTTTATAGGGGTGACATGCACTCTGGACACCCCATGCTTTGCAGCTTGTGGGAACCATGTTTGTACAGAGCAACTTCCCAGTGTGAGTGTTGTGTTCCCATCACTGTCTGTGGAGCAATCCTCCAGCATGGCTGCAGCTGCTGATGCACAAAGCTGTGTGTTCCCTGCCTACTTTTTTTTCTAATGTCAGTCCCACACGGGCGAGAGTCCTTGATAGTCCGGCTGTTTGAAGTCCTCTATTTGCTTTGTACACATGGTGTTCCACACTTTTCTCCTCCGACGCCTCTGGACCAGTAACCAGTTACCTGTATCATTATCACCTTCTGTCAACGACTGTTATCTGACATTAAAATGTCCTGTCTGGCCATCCTTTTGATGTGTGTTTCGTGGTCTCGCTCTCtgcattttttctctctcacaatCACAGGGAAAGTAGATGTATGTAATTTCTTCCTCTCGTTGTTAGTGTAAAACGAGGGCGTGGGGGGTGAAGGATGGACATGGCAGTAGAAAATTGGATGCTGTCTTTCATGTCTGGGCACTTCCCTTGTTCCCTCCCGCAGTGTTAAAGAGAGGTCGGAGTTaccacatctctccttctctctgtttcaatgTTATGTCTCATCCCCTTTGTCTTTGCTCTGTAATAAAGGCCCTCTGTGTCCACCAGTACCTAACTGGTTATAAAACGGTGATTTTTAACTCTGTTTTAATGTGTCATGTCTTTGGTCTGCGTTCCAAGTCGTTTCTTAGAAATCCTTTGCCATGCTATCGGAAAtggctattttattttattctgattgaatctctctctctctctctctgtttctcggtctctctctctctttctctctctctcatatttatATAGTAGATATATAAACAATTTTCTGCATAGTTTtgttctagtctattgcataaaataaaatgtataaaaggTTCACTTTCGTCTGATGTTTTTTTGGGGCCCTGAGTTCCATTGCTACATGCCTGTATTGCATTAGAGACCTGTGCACCAGGCTCTGGGTCAGAGAGACCCTGGATAAGTCATCAAGGGCAGGTCGTGGATACATTGGGTCACAGTGCCTATTTTTTCTGTGTTTTGCCACCCACCAGCGGTTTTTCTGAGAGGCACGTTGCTTCTGCCCTCCAACTCAGATGGGATTGAAGTAACATACCTCATCTCTTGTGGACTGACGCACGTAACATAGGATGTTATCGTAGCATCTATCAACAGACTGTGAGATGCGATGACTAACAAGGAACTTTGTTTCCGGTTTGAAGATTTGTTTTTCGTCATTTATCAGTTAGGCAAATCACGATTTCTCCCGTGTTCACGTCTTTTGAATTTGGGGAAAAAGGAGACATTTGGTCTAGTTTCGGGGGTTGGAGACTTCGCGAGTCTCATTAGTATCTTTTCTCATACGTCTTCCCCAGAACCAAATCGAGCATCTGACGCAATTATGGGAGATTTCAGTTCTGGGTTTCTGAGAAGACTGATAATTGGGTTCTTAACATGAGTACACCGTTTCCTTGAGCAGGTGCAGGTTGAAATAGTCATAGAGACACAGGTACATGCATGCACATATACAGAAAAACATGTAAGCACATATgtacacgtgtacacacacaaacacactatgcATTATGCAGCCATACAAACACACTAAATGCGGCAAAGTCATATTTTTCTTACTGACTGCTTCTATGGTTAATAAATCACACAAAGCACAATTGTATTTCACTACAATGTGTTTGCCAAAGCACCTGTGCTGGTTGCAACACGAGTGCCCCTTAGTGGTAGGCCTTGTAAATACACAAATGTTCTCCGCTTTCCACGAGAGGCTTATTTTGACTGGTGACTTGAATGAAGAACTATGCACAAATGCATTAATGGAGTGCACGTTTCAAATAATTGAATTAAAGCTGAAAGGGATAGTCTCCCAAATGACAAAATCACATCTATAAGTAACTTCATTGATTGACACAATCAATTTGTATAtactttaggatgaattggacaTGAAGTGCAAAAATCTTAATATTAGGTACTAgtgacttgcattggatttggGCCACAAATGCTAAACAGttagcatttgaaacagtggTCAGGAatacaaaaccaaagcatggattgttgtcataccttgtccatagactgcttacagggtaaggagaCCAACATGTAATTgtgtcatttgggtgaactatccctttaaaacatttaaatatattaGTGTTAGCCTAATAGTAATCAACTGAGTGCGCAATTGAATTAAACTAGGCTACGTTTTGTTACACTTGAGTGAAATGAGTTTAGTGCAATGTCTGGAATGACATTTTAATTTTCACCTGGCTGAATGTGCATGTGCTTTTTTAATTAAAAGCACTGTCTGAAACAGATCAATAATTGTAAAAGGGCAGATTGTGTAGGCCTACTGCTCTGATGCATTGGGAATGCCTGGTATGTAGAAGGCTAGGCTACTGCAGCCTGTTTTGAGTCACATTATGTTCAAGTCCATCCTTTAGATTTGATATTACTAAAATTGTCCAAGGTTCAACATCATTCCAAACAGAAGAAATACTTGCCAAATGTCAGAAAGAGTGTAATTATTAACAAAGTAGGCCTAATACTGCAGAAAGCGAGCATTACACACAATATTACTAACAacacacggagtgtacaaaacgtAGGaacagctctttccatgacaaagactgTCCAGGCGGATCCAGATAAATACTATGCTCCCTTATTGATATCACGTGTTAAATCCTATTCAATCAATGTatatggaggggaggagacaggttaataaagaaggatttttgagaaatggattgtgtatcCCCAAGGTAGTTGGTAACGCAGTTCTCATAGTCTCGTATTCCCTGGAACTGACAGACGCATCAGCAGGCACCTGTTATACCCTTTCCCTTCTACTCAATAGAGCACCGAGTACAGTGACGTCGGGAGAGGGGAGGGCTCTGCTTTCTGCTTAAATAGCTGGCGATCCCCGTAGTTCAAACAGACTTAACAGAGCGCACTGAGAACTTTAAAACGATAGCCAACTGTTGAATCCAACTTTGGCTGAAAATAAAGGAAACGACGAGGGAGCACATATTGGAACCACTCTACGCACTCTTACTTCACAATCACGATCAAGAAAATGTCGCCTTCAGAGAACGACTTTGATATACCGGCGAAGAACTGTTGTAGGATGGTGATTTTGGGGTCCACCAAAGTGGGCAAAACAGCCATCGTGTCTCAGTTTCTGAACGGGAGATTCGATGAGCAGTATACGCCGACCATAGAGGACTTTCACAGGAAACTGTACAGCATTAAGGGAGATGTATACCAACTGGACATATTGGATACCTCAGGAAACCACCCATTCCCTGCCATGAGGAGACTATCCATACTGACAGGTAAATATCTTATTCCATCTCTGGTTATTGCAACTCAAATAGTGTGCATGTTCAATAACGCAATTTGTGCGTCTTTGTAGTTATTACGCGTTGAAATACTCTCGCATATGTCACTGTGTTTCATAGAAGCTCTGATACTAAATCCCTTTCTCTTGTTTCCATTCAGGTGATGTCTTTATCCTGGTTTTCAGCTTAGACAACAGAGACTCATTCGAGGAGGTTCAGAGGCTCAAGCGACAGATAATTGAGACCAAGTCTTGCCTAAAAAACAAGACCAAGGAGAACGTTGACGTGCCTCTGGTTATCTGCGGCAATAAGGGCGACCGGGAGTTTTGCCGGGAGGTGCAGAGTGAAGAGATTGAGCAGTTGGTGGCTGGAGATGAGCAGTGCGcatactttgagatatcagccaa
The sequence above is a segment of the Oncorhynchus kisutch isolate 150728-3 linkage group LG25, Okis_V2, whole genome shotgun sequence genome. Coding sequences within it:
- the LOC109870039 gene encoding dexamethasone-induced Ras-related protein 1-like, whose translation is MSPSENDFDIPAKNCCRMVILGSTKVGKTAIVSQFLNGRFDEQYTPTIEDFHRKLYSIKGDVYQLDILDTSGNHPFPAMRRLSILTGDVFILVFSLDNRDSFEEVQRLKRQIIETKSCLKNKTKENVDVPLVICGNKGDREFCREVQSEEIEQLVAGDEQCAYFEISAKRNTNVDQMFQTLFTMAKLPNEMSPDLHRKVSVQYCDMLRTKSLKNKNKKNDGDAYGIVAPFARRPSVHSDLMYIKEKAIGGGQGKDKERCTIS